Genomic window (Phragmites australis chromosome 5, lpPhrAust1.1, whole genome shotgun sequence):
CGCCGCAGATTTGAACACGGGGAATTCAAGGGATTGGGAGACGAATCGAGCAGGAAAAAAATGCTTACTTTGTAGCCGAATCGGCGGGCGGATTTGGCGCTGGGAGTGACGCGAGCGCTCGGATTTGAATATGTTCAAACGGATGGACGGACGGGCGGGCGGCGGGGCAGCGGCCTGGACAGGCGGGGTGACGGGGCGGCGAAGATGGGTGGCAGGCTGGCAGCGGGAGGTGTCGAAGGGCGACGGGCGGCAGTGACGGTGGTGACGGTAgatcggcagaggcatcatgaGGTTACTGGACGGGACAAGCGACGGTGGGAGCGATAGAATCGTCAAAGGAGGTTTCGGCCGCTAGGTTCCTCTAATTTTGCGAAGCAAAGTTACATATAAATAGTAGAGAACAGTAATTTACGAGAGAGTGAACAGTAATGTTTATATAGTTTTTATGTGGATAGATACTGTATCGTTAAATCTGGACGGCCCGCCTTTAATCCAATAAATAACAGCAGAGCGGTTTATATAAAACTGCCTACTCTTATTTTTAATACTTCCAAAGTTCGAAAGGCCTATCAAAACGTGCTTCTTACTCCTAGCTTTTGGTAGTTTAATGAGGCTtcttaattttgataagttacttacaaaagtgatttttttagttATATGGACTAAGTATATGTTTGATTGGGTTGAAGTTATTCTAAAAGTTACTTTTAAAAACTATTGTAAAAAAGTTGTTTctagaaaaactatttttaattaatttttaatataaataaaatatataatatatatgtaatatCTCTCAAAACATCATCACCATAAATTAGAATAGTTTTCTCATACTAGTTTCTGGCTTGTATTAACAATATTAGTGTTGGACAGTTTTTACTTctcaaaactatttttagaaacagactatttattttaataaaaaattacttCTAAATAACAAAAGCCAATAGAAAATGAAGCATGCATGCTCAGAGCTACGAACTGATCGATGGAACGACCACCCGAATAAACACGCTTTCAAACCAGACGAGACAACCAATCAACCACCCCTCCCGAGTCAGCCAGTCcccacacgcacacgcacagtTCAAACGGTAGAGATTCAAAACCTCCCAAAACCCTcgcccgccgccgtcgccgccatggACCGGGCCCCGCCGCGCGGCGCCCCCCGCGACGCCGTCGGCCAGCGGTGGCTCGCCGTCTTCGCCTTCCAGGCCGcgctctcggccgccgcctcgaTGCTCCACCTCGCGGtctccccgcgccgccgccacccgctTCTCGGGGTGCCCCGGGGCCTCCTACTCGCTCTCCACCCGCTCCTCTCCTGCACCGCCACGGGGTTCCTCGCGCTCGCCCTCCTCCTGTCCGCGTCCCCGCACCCGCGCCCTCCCCCGCTGCCACGGCGCGGGCTCGCAGCATTCCTCCTCGCCGCATCCGGCGCGCTCTGCGTGGGCGGCGCCGCCTCGCTGCTTCCCGAGGACGCAGGCTGGGCGGCCGTCGCTGGGCTGGGGTTCCGCGGGGCCGTGCTAGGCGCCGTGTTCGCGGCGCACTACTTTGGCCGGCGGAGGTGGTTGCTCCAGTTCCCCGTCGTGCAGGTGAGTGAATTGGGGAAAAGCTAGGGTTTCTTATACAGGATACTGTTTCGGGTCTTCTCCAATTGCAGGCGATCTGTAAGTTGCCACAACACTATTGCATGAATAGAGATTGAACTTTCAGGCTTAGGCGTCGCATTGGTATGCTTTTGGATTACCTGCTTAGGAATGATTGATTATGCTAGTGACTCCTGCTATTGAAGCAACGCAAGCGTTGGGGCTATTTCTATTTTTACGCTAGTGTGCTGTGTGATTGCTGCTGTGTTCAGCAGCTTCCCGTGCAGCTTATGTTTGATTTGTATGTGAACTGATCAGATGAGGGGATGTCTGTCAGCTTTGTTGTATTATTCAGGTGAAAAAATGGACATGAGGGCGGGAGGGAGAGGCATAATATGCTATTTGAGATTAGAAATTTGACTCAGATGATTGATTAGACTTGTACTAGCATAGGCTTGCACTTTCATCAGGAGTTGTTATGATCGATAGGGGCATATGGGTAAATTGTTGCCCTGAAAACCTGAAAGCATCATCTAATTGCAAACCGAAACGAGCTTCCtaaatcatcattttttttttataaaagtagtatctTTTAGCCATTCCCACCAATTTAAGCATTTTGCCGGTTGTCTTAATTTTTCAATTCTTCCTTATGCAGCGACCTCTATTCTATGGATTGAAGATAGGGCTTCTGCCATCTGGAAAAAGGGCTCTGAAGGTGTCGCTCCAGGCCTTCTGCCTGTCCTTTGTCCTGATTGTATTACTTCCTCGCCAATGCAGGATTGGAGGCTCTATTGGAAGCCAAATACTCACTCAGATAAGCATTTTTATAGTGACTACTGATGTTTCCTTCTGTTTGGAAATAAGCCATCATTTTGTCCAGGTTTGTTCTTTGTGATCCAAGTCAAACAACATGCTGGTAGATGTAGTGTTTTCAGTGTTTGGAGCTTGACTAACTTGGTATCTCGTGATCTGTAATTCAATTTCCCTTCCAACAAATTTCAGGTTGTACATACAAGGAGGTGCAGTTTTGCTCCACCTCAGAGCACTGCCGCTGCAGAGACTAATCCCACTGAATGTATCCTGGAAACATTGGAACAAAGTGATCCACGATCATTAATACAATATCTTGCTTACCAAGATTTGTGTGTGGTATCTGAGTGTAACTTGGAACCTTGGCGTCTAGGTGCCTTTTTTGAGGAATCTGGTGAAACTTATAAAAGAATTGTCACAGCATGTTTGAAACCACTTGAGGAGTTTACTTCAAAAATTGCTGAAGCCCTTGAAAGTTTTTCTATTGATAAGCCAGAATTGATATCACAACAGTCCAAACTCTCTGGTGCATTTGATGATTCTCAGGTAAAGTTACACAACGTGCATACACATTGAATTCTTTTGTTCATACTGCTTCTGATGTATATTTCTGCTGTGAATTTTCTGTTCCTATTCTTCTTTATGTTCAGGTTGTACATAGTGCATTCTGTTCCCCATATAGGAGcaacattgagaaaatagataaaatctgCTGTTTAATCAGTTTGTATCTGTGATTCTTCTTTATTTAGTCAAGTCATGATAAACTCTTTACAGTTAAGAGGATGTGCTCTATAATCCTTGCATTTGGGTATAAATATAACTTGATAACAGTTGATTAGACAGACCTATTTGAACTCATGGTCTGCATAAAGATTTAATATAATATACATGGATGCCTTGTGGAGTAGTTCATGTGTTCAGTGTTTTACGCCAGAACTTATTGAATAGTTACACACTTGCCATTTGTATGATATTATGATAATGTATGTTTTGCTTCTCATGGTTCCTTCTAAAATTAGGAAGCATATGAAATCCAATTTTGGTTATATTTGGCCCTTATTACAATGTTCCTTTATATCATGTTGGGATCAATAAATTTTGGAGCATGTTTTTGGTTTGATTCACTAGTTGCATTCTGGCAAATAGAAAGGATCTTTGTGGACTCTATAGTAACTGAGAAATTCTCTGTTAGTTTCAATATTAGTGAGTATGGTGGATTAACATTTCCGTTTTTGGTTAATAAAGGTTAAAATGCATACTATCAATAGCATGTGCCCAGAATGGAGCTGCTATCAGGCATGTAGGATTCGCAATGAATCCTCGCTTATGTGCATCAGAAACGAAACGTGATTCGTTTGATTGCAGATCCACTTCTTTTGTATTTGGGGTCAACTGCATATGGTTTGCACCCTTTATTTTACATTAGAAGATTGTTCATACCAATGAAAAACTTGTGGAGTTAATAATTTTGGAAATGTAGCTTGTTTATATTGTGGTGAATACAACATTATAGAAAATTCCATGGTATTGGCAACATTCATGTTGAGCATATCTTTTTGTTATATGATGCCATGGAATATTTCTAATTTCTTGATAGTTGCCTTTCGTTATTGCTGCTGGATTGGCCCTAAGGCCTTTTGTATGGCAGCACTTCTTTCTATATTTTCGTTGTGTgaactcaaggcaagcaagaacaACTCCGCAAAGCCTTTGTCCAATCCACAACATTTCCAAGTCACCTATCCAATGCTGCTTTCATATACCAATGCCTAATGAAAGATCATTTGTGTCTTGTTGACTGTAGATATGCACATGGTGTGCTCGGACATTGGCAGGATTAACAGCGCGCTCACGCCAACAGGATCGGTATGGAGTCGCTCAACTCACTGGCTGCAATGCTACTGTGATGTCTACGTTTATGTCTGCTCTAGTAGCAATTGAGGCATGTTTAGGAAAGAAAACGAACCCACAACATGTGCACTCACTGGGTCCAGAAAGCATTAGGTGGGCTAACTTTTCCACAGGGAGAAAAGGTAGTGGAACTGCGATTGCAAGCACACAAAGAGGTGGTTTGACCAAGAAAGCTTATGCCATGGCAGATATTCTTCGGACTTCAATTTATCAGATAGTTTCAGCATTCTTGAATGACCTGCAAGCAAATGCAAAACCATCAAG
Coding sequences:
- the LOC133919523 gene encoding uncharacterized protein LOC133919523, which gives rise to MDRAPPRGAPRDAVGQRWLAVFAFQAALSAAASMLHLAVSPRRRHPLLGVPRGLLLALHPLLSCTATGFLALALLLSASPHPRPPPLPRRGLAAFLLAASGALCVGGAASLLPEDAGWAAVAGLGFRGAVLGAVFAAHYFGRRRWLLQFPVVQRPLFYGLKIGLLPSGKRALKVSLQAFCLSFVLIVLLPRQCRIGGSIGSQILTQISIFIVTTDVSFCLEISHHFVQVVHTRRCSFAPPQSTAAAETNPTECILETLEQSDPRSLIQYLAYQDLCVVSECNLEPWRLGAFFEESGETYKRIVTACLKPLEEFTSKIAEALESFSIDKPELISQQSKLSGAFDDSQICTWCARTLAGLTARSRQQDRYGVAQLTGCNATVMSTFMSALVAIEACLGKKTNPQHVHSLGPESIRWANFSTGRKGSGTAIASTQRGGLTKKAYAMADILRTSIYQIVSAFLNDLQANAKPSSWEKNWISEGRKSIYGSHAVLVQKLCLFIEYSAV